One genomic window of Cololabis saira isolate AMF1-May2022 chromosome 3, fColSai1.1, whole genome shotgun sequence includes the following:
- the dnai4 gene encoding dynein axonemal intermediate chain 4 — MAPVGAGLDSVGEKLAAMLANPSHPLLMELTGMRSKFSDRFVLPCLSLSGSGSFRRGPSSRFGSYLDRRGDRKRSELKQTEHAQKTPARVLDDGEDVTPLPLLSSEPGEVPSSLPTLDEIFSGSDFLKSTCSSNLQSSRLFSFMDSSYHPTLSSKNTEDSLLFQDAVRNLPAPLNLPVKRERVEDEVSDKVPYIIISETDTISLLDIPSTFVSEDDEDAEALKERDILYADLKKETGNKTYADHSVQTFNGALKNKQTQTSEIVMVDTAAAASVQDIYNSYCGQEEISEKENVAESTKRGTERTDGNSSSTAGSSTVSQLQDVQVYADPDPDKVLLSESFQKTSMFMERTIMVQKYQSKLAAYRNRPILPDPYSTEEGQDSFTPTLERLWAFTCKLTTGYAVRSIARNKKNPHILAVGYSDSKSQKPGLICGWSIKNPEWPERVFSTPSGVTSLDFSANNPGQLAAGMHDGSIAFYNVFFKDNRAFMDTSTLEFPRRHLEPVWQVTWTKIGPASAEGDRDEALLSASQDGRITKWFFCPTGLDCLDLMNMKRLPRMSVSKKEKDNMLDLLDAPARCIHFHPTVSLSDRNLAETSSSRQCPGIYLVGAWDGLIHKCSLSESERGLDTYAKHLRPVNAIEWSPFSPDVFLSCSSDWTIRLWKQGTFRPLMTFRSVMSDVVAARWSPDCSTVFAAINREQLEVWDLNSSIEKPTIVHRTATGVAPTSLLFGSGHVLVGDSEGQVTVFKIQNLQAVEGKQASPHFLLNILDLDQRVVQVHPGESGLQEIWRRQTGRPKNLTIINFHFSATSTVFSLESWGDECQDAELISAEMEHSWKS, encoded by the exons atcTCTCTCCGGTTCTGGGAGCTTTAGACGGGGACCGAGCTCCAGGTTTGGCAGTTATCTGGACCGGAGAGGAGACCGCAAACGGAGCGAGCTCAAGCAGACGGAGCATGCGCAGAAGACACCAGCCCGG GTGCTGGATGATGGAGAGGACGTCACTCCTCTGCCTCTGCTTTCTTCAGAGCCAGGAGAGGTACCGTCCAGCCTGCCTACTCTGGATGAAATCTTCTCTGGATCAGACTTCTTAAAATCCACATGTAGCTCCAACCTGCAGTCTTCCAG ATTGTTCTCCTTCATGGACAGTTCCTACCATCCCACCCTGTCTTCCAAGAACACGGAGGACAGTCTTCTGTTCCAGGACGCCGTCCGAAACCTCCCTGCTCCTCTCA ACCTGCCGGTGAAAAGAGAGCGTGTGGAAGACGAGGTGTCAGACAAAGTGCCTTACATCATCATTTCTGAGACGGACACCATTTCACTGCTTGACATCCCCAGCACCTTCGTCtctgaggatgatgaggatgcaGAAGCATTGAA GGAGAGAGACATCCTTTACGCTGATCTAAAGAAGGAAACGGGGAACAAAACATATGCAGATCACTCAGTCCAGACTTTTAATGGAGCgctgaaaaacaaacagaccCAGACCAGCGAGATCGTCATGGTTGATACCG CCGCTGCTGCTTCAGTCCAGGACATCTACAACTCTTATTGTGGTCAGGAGGAAATCTCTGAAAAGGAAAACGTTGCTGAGAGCACCAAGAGAGGAACCGAGAGGACAGACGGgaacagtagcagcaccgcAG GCAGCAGCACCGTCAGCCAGCTGCAGGACGTACAAGTATACGCTGACCCGGACCCAGATAAAGTCCTCCTGTCAGAGTCCTTTCAGAAGACCTCCATGTTCATGGAGAGAACCATCATGGTCCAAAAATATCAGTCCAAACTGGCTGCTTACAGGAACCGGCCCATCCTTCCAG accCTTACAGCACAGAGGAGGGTCAGGACTCCTTCACTCCGACCCTGGAGCGGCTCTGGGCTTTTACGTGCAAGCTCACCACGGGATACGCCGTTAGAAGCATAGCCAGGAACAAGAAGAACCCG CACATCCTGGCTGTCGGCTACAGTGACTCCAAGAGCCAGAAACCAGGTCTCATCTGCGGCTGGTCCATCAAAAACCCTGAG TGGCCTGAGCGAGTGTTCTCCACCCCCAGCGGGGTCACCTCCCTGGACTTCTCTGCCAACAACCCCGGTCAGCTGGCTGCAGGGATGCACGACGGCTCCATCGCCTTCTACAACGTCTTCTTCAAGGACAACAGGGCGTTCATGGACACCAGCACTCT CGAGTTTCCTAGAAGGCATCTGGAACCGGTGTGGCAGGTGACCTGGACCAAAATTGGGCCGGCATCGGCAGAGGGGGACAGAGACGAGGCTCTGCTGTCGGCGTCACAAGACGGCAGGATCACCAAGTGGTTCTTCTGCCCCACTGGACTGGACTGCCTTG accTGATGAACATGAAGAGGCTTCCTCGGATGAGTGTATCGAAGAAAGAGAAGGACAATATGTTAGATCTCTTAGATGCCCCTGCTCGCTGCATCCACTTCCATCCAACAGTAAGTCTGTCCGACAGAAACTTAGCAGAAACCTCCAGCTCCAGACAA TGTCCTGGTATCTACTTGGTTGGGGCCTGGGACGGCCTCATCCACAAGTGTTCCCTCTCTGAGAGCGAGCGAGGCCTGGACACGTACGCAAAACACTTG CGTCCGGTGAATGCCATCGAGTGGTCACCATTCAGCCCAGATGTGTTTCTGAGCTGCTCCTCAGACTGGACCATCCGTCTGTGGAAGCAGGGCACCTTCAGGCCTCTGATGACCTTCAGATCCGTCATGAGCGACGTGGTCGCCGCCAGGTGGTCCCCCGACTGCTCCACTGTGTTTGCAGCCATTAACAGAGAGCAGTTGGAAGTCTGGGACCTGAACTCCAGCAT TGAGAAACCAACCATCGTACACCGCACTGCCACCGGAGTCGCACCGACATCCCTGCTGTTTGGCTCTGGACACGTCCTGGTGGGAGACTCGGAGGGACAGGTGACGGTCTTCAAAATACAGAACCTCCAAGCTGTAGAGGGCAAGCAG GCCTCCCCACACTTCCTGTTGAACAtcctggatctggatcagcGTGTTGTCCAGGTCCATCCTGGAGAGTCTGGACTCCAGGAGATCTGGAGACGCCAGACAGGACGTCCTAAAAATCTCACCATTATAAATTTCCACTTTTCAGCTACTTCCACTGTGTTTAGTTTGGAAAGTTGGGGGGATGAATGTCAGGACGCAGAGCTGATTTCTGCTGAGATGGAGCACAGCTGGAAGAGCTGA